GATGAGGACCGGCGGGGTGACGGTCTTAGATGGCGATCCGGCAAGGCTTGCGCCGATGCTCATAAAGACCTATATGGAGATAAAGCATAAAATGAAGCTGTAGGCTCCAGGCTCCGATTGGCGGAGGATTCCTTGACTTATGGCCGTAACCATTGTATCATACTGAGTATTAGCTCAAGCGAGGGGGGCACGACTATGGATGCAAAACCTGATGACAAGTCTCCGGCAGGCACTCCGCCGGCGCCGCCTGATCCTGACGGCAGCCCTGCAGCCCCCCCCGGCGGGGGGGAAGCCGCTCCCGCTGAAGCCCACGAGGATCACCCGAACACGGCCCTTCCTATCCCAAAGTGGTTCTATTGGATTCTCGCTGCCCTGGGCTGCTACATACTCTACAGGGTCAACGACGTGCTGATGCCCTTTATCGTAAGCTTTGTCGTCGCCTATTTCCTCGACCCCTTCGTGGATTATCTTGAGAGGAGAGGAAACAGGCGGATCGCTGCGATTCTCAAGGTCTACCTGCTGTGTTTCCTCATTATCGCCCTGTTCTTCCTTCTTGTGGTACCCCCGGTATTCAGGCAGATGCGCCAGATCGAGCGGAATATCAGCCGCTACCTGGACACCGTCCATGAGGAAGGGGAGGAGGAATACAACAGGCATCTCCAGGACGGGCCCCAGGGCACACCACAGGTCATCCCCCCTCCCCTGCTCACTTCCTCGCCTGCATACCCGACTGCGGCACCACCAGCGGGGAGTCAGCCATCTGCCTCAACGGGATCCCTGCCGGTACCTTCATTGGATCAGGGCTCACCCTCGCCTTCACCAGCCAGTATGGCGCCTCTTCCTTCATCGAAACCGGCTTCAGAACCTCTCAGTAAGTTCAGGACCCTCTCCGATGAAGAAATCAAGGAAAAGCAGAAGGAGAACATGCTGATAGAGAACCTCTCCTTTTTCTGGCTGGGCCTTACCAAGCGTTACCCCGTTCTCAGGGAACACTTCGGCGACGAGAAGTCTGTCGTCAAGTATCTGCAGGCCAAACAGGAGGAGATTGCCGGCTACTCGGTACGGATCCTCAGCGGAATCAGCAACTGGGCCCTCTCGTCCTTATCCCACGTGATAGCCCTTGTGCTCGTGCCTATTCTCACCTTCTATTTTCTCTGCGTGATCGATCCCCTGAAGGAGCGCCTCCTTTTCCTTATCGGCCATAAGCATTACAAGAGGGAGCTTATCCAGGTCTCCCATGAGATAAACGTGATGCTTGTCAATTACCTCAAAGGCCAGGTCGTCGTGTCATTTCTCGTGGGAGTGACCATAACCATAGGCGCTTCCCTCGTGTCGCTCTTTTTCCATACCAAGTATTCACTGCTGCTGGGCTGCCTTACGGGCGTCACCTGCATCATTCCCTACTTCGGGGCAGTAGTGAGCACTCTGATGGCCTTCCTCATAGGGCTCTTCACTGCCTCTCATTCCCATCTCCTGGCGGCCCTCTTCATGGTGGGAATGATGCTGCTGGTAAACCAGCTCTTTGACAATGTCATCACTCCCAGGATTGTGGGTGAGCAGGTGGGCCTTCACCCTCTCTGGACCTTGTTTGCCCTCCTCGCGGGAGGCAAGCTTTTAGGCTTTCTGGGCATGCTCATTGCGGTTCCCATCGCGGCGTCAATAAAGATATGCCTCATCAGGATCTTTCCCAGGCTTGTTGAGCCTGTCACTGACGATGATGACGGCCGGCCGGAAGGACCTGCCCCGCCTGATGCTTCCACGGGGGAGAAGTGCATGAAAAAGGAGAAAGAGGAGTCTTGAAGGAATAATCCGGGTCTCCCCAGAAAATGTGGGGAACAGCTCACCCTGCGCCTCTGCCGGGGGTGGGCGCACAAAGAGCAGAATATGACTGATGACTGGAGGATCGCATGGAGAAGAAGAATCCCAAGAAGGTAATCACCACCTGCCCGCTCAAAAAGGAAAAAGGGGCCTTTGTGAAGAGCGAGTGCCCTGCCATTAAGAACGTGAGAAACCTCAGGAGAAAGCTCAACACCCTTGAAAGGACAGGGAAAGCCGAGGCCAATGAGCTCGAGAAGCTGAGGAAATCCCTCCGTGACGCGAAGACGGATGAGGCGAAAGACAAGTTCTGCAGCAACTGCTTTCATAAGAACCAGTAAGGAAGTCCAATGAATGGCAAGGAACAGGGGAGCCCGTGAGCTCCCCTGTTTTTTTGGTGCGCCCGGCACGGGCGCACACATTCCGGCTGTCAACCACCTGACAGGTATATGCAGCAGTTTACGCGGCAGCAGTGGAGGGAGCGTCATCACTGACCCTGGCATACCTCACCTCGCTGGGGAGGTTCCTCAGGGTTCCAAGGGTCTCTATCTCACCCTTGAATATCTCGAAGACATCGCCGTAGCTTTTTGTCACCCTGCAGTCCCTGAAGCACTTTTTCTCCTTGATATAGGCATCCATGCTCACCGTGAGGGAGAGTCCGCTGAACTCCTCATGAGAGTACTGCCTTCCCCTGAAGCTGAGAGAAACTATCCGGCTTCCTTCCGGCTTCTCCCTGCAATACTCATAAGTGAGCCCCGAGAAGATTTTTCCATTGACACGGTTCTTGTCCATAAGTCCTTCTTCCAGGAACTCAAGGACCTGGGAGCCCTGGGCCCTCACCTGGAGGAGTGATCTTTTAAAAGGGTGGGCTTCATAAAGATCGCCGAAGGTGATAGGTCCGCGGGGAATCCCCTTCCTGAGGGAAAATGTCGATGAGAGTGCGATGTCGGAATCCCTGCGCTGCGAGTCTATGAAAAGGTTGGTCAGGTTGGTGTTGGCCCCGCCTTCACCGTGCCTGAAGTTCTCCAGCTCTTCTGCGGCATAGCCCACGACCCTGTCTTTTATCCCGTCCAGTTTCGGCAGATAGGACGCTACTATTGACGCCACTTCATTGTCAGCGGGGATATTTTCCGTCACGGGAACAAGGCTGGCCTGATGGGAGACAATTGTTTTTTCCGCTCCGTCAATGACGAGATCAATCTTCCCTATGTAATCTCCATATTCGCCGGCCTGCGTGACAAGGGTGGAGCCTACCATCTCCCCCTCCTTGAGGGCAGTATGGCTGTGAGAGCCCACGATCACGTCGATCCCTTCCACACTCTTCGCAAGCTTCACATCATCACTGTAGCCGAGGTGGGAAAGCACCACCATGAGGTCAGTCTCGCCTTTCAGTTCCCCGACAAAATTCCTGGCAGCGGCAACGGGGTCGTCAAAGGCGATTTCTCCCCGTCCAGGCGTGGCTGTCTCCGCTTCTCGGCATGTAAGGCCCAGTATGCCGATCTTCAGGCCTTTGCGCTCTATGACGGTATAAGGCCTGATAAGATCCACGGCAGGTGATTCCTTGACAGGGGGCTTCATATTTGCCGAGAGAATGGCGGCTCCAGCCCCTCTCATTACGGCGGAGCCGGGGCCAAGGCCCCAGGTCACGTCGTGGTTTCCCAGCGCTATTGCGTCAAAGCCTATTTTCTCGTAGGATTTTCCCACAATCTCTCCCTGGGAGAACTTGCTGTAGAAGCTGCCTTCGAAAAAATCTCCGCCGTCAAGCACGATGGTTCCCTCGCTGTTCCCTGACCGGAGTTCCTTTATCCCTCCCGCGATTCTTGCGATTCCTCCCACTTTCCCCTCTTCTGCGGGGGCGTGCTCTGTCACTTCCCCGTGGAGGTCATTGATATGAAGGATAGTGAGGTGAGTCCTTTTCTCTGCGTTGAGGCTGCTGTTTCCAGAAGGCCGGACAGGAGGCAGGAGATTATGGGCGGTAATCATGACAGTGCTCCTCTTCTCACGATGCTGGATTATCCATTGCTATTTAATCATTATACCGTGAAAAGGTCAGCACCCGGCAGGCAAGAGGTATCTTCTGAACGGCAAGATGCTCCCCGCTCCCGGTAAGGCGCACCCTCTTACTGCTCGTTCATGAACCGGAACTGTATCACTTTTCTCTCGCTGGGCCCCACGGCGAACACCGGGGTATTCAGCTTCACCTGGTCAAAGTGGCATTCCAGAGAATAGCTGCCCGGCTCCACAATAAAATAAAAAGGCTCGTCAATCCTCACAAACCTTGAAGCCTGGGCAAAGCTGTCTCCGTCCCTCCTGAGGCTTACGCTTATATCGGAGATTATCTCTTCAGGAATGTGGTGAGCCGAGACTCTTCCCTCGACAAACCCGACGACAGTCTCGCAGGAGATAGGCCCGTCCTTATCGTATGTGTTCATCGCTGCCACTCCTCTCATGGATCTCTGGCACATATTTTTACCGGAAGAGGGAATTGTCCTTCCTGTCTTTCCGGGTGCCATGGTATGATGAGCCGATACTTTCAACAAAGGAAATGGCATGGATCAGAATATTGTTGCGCTGATAAGCCTGGGAAATCCCGGCGTGGAATATGCCAATACCCGCCACAATGTCGGGTTCATGGTGGCTGATGCGCTTGGCGACAAGCTGGGTATTTCCTTTAAATCAAAGGGCCTTCGGGGTTCTCTCGGCGAAGGCTTTTTTGAGGGAAGAAAGCTTATTGTGGTAAAGCCCGGGACCTATATGAACCTCTCAGGCCTCTGTGTAAAGGCTGTTATGGACTTCTACCGGATTCCCCCCCCGGCAGTCTTTGTCGTAAGCGACGATTTCAATCTTCCCCTGGGCTCGATCAGGATAAGGAGAAACGGCGGGAGCGGCGGCCATAACGGGCTCGCCTCGATTATCCAGGAGCTTTCGAGCGAGGAATTCCCCCGCATGCGTATCGGAATAGGCCCTCTCCCGCCCGGCGCGGAAACCATGCGGTATGTGCTCCAGCCTTTCAGCCTCAAGGAGCGTGAGGTCCTCCCTTCTGTCATAAACACCGCGGTGCAGGCCCTGGAGGCCCTCCTTTCCAACGGCATTGAGAGGGCCATGAGCCAGTTCAATGCACGGCAGAAGCAAGAGGAAGGCTCAGAAACATGACGGCGATGAAATACCCGAGGTAGGCAAGAATGGCCAGGCCGTTCAGCAGGTAATCAAGGGAAGGCCTCAGGGCGCAGAACCTTGAGACACTCTCTGTAGCCCTCGAGAGGTAGAAGGCGAAACTGAAGCCGCCAATGAGGCAGAAGGGCATTATTCTTGTGCCAAGGCTCATGGAGCCTGTGAGGCCGTAGTTTTTGAGAAAGGCGCCGATCTCAGGCGAAGGGGGAAGAGGCACTTCCAGCGAGAGCCTGACAAAGAACCAGATAAGGGGAATGGATAGCGCAAGGATGTAAAGGGGGAAGAAGCGGACTCTGGCCGACGGCTTGAACCTAATGAAGATGAGGGAGAGAAGGAAGCAGCTTGACCATGGGAAAAAATAGAGCAGATATGAAGAGAATCTGAGGCGGGAGATTATTGAGGGATTGAGCTCCCGGGCGGGCAGCAGCATCGACTGCACCTCCCTTATATGGCTGAGGGCTGAGTTGACAGTGCCGGTGAGGTACGATGAGACAAAGAAGGCATAGATCATAGGGATAAGCAGCAAAATGAGGAACACGGCGGCAGGGTGGAGTTCAAGCGATCCCTGGGGCTCCACGATTATTCTCACCGGGATTGTCTTTTTCTGGTTTCTTGTCTCCAGGACAATAGTACCTGTATGGGGCACCCCTAGCTCCAGGGTGTCTGTTTTAATGGTGTAACCGATGTCCAGGTCGTTTCCGTTAAAGACCTGCGATGAGAGCGATATCCAGTTTGCATCAACCCAGGTGCGCCCCGCAAGGAGACCCCCTCCCACATTCATCACATGGATTTTCCCCTGGATCTCTTCATGGGGCTTTACGGTCAGCAGGTCAATCTCCTTGATAGACGTGACCATCTCGGCATTGCCCATCTCCTTTTTCTCAAAGGCCCCCGCAATGTCATTCCTGAACTCGTCGAGAGAGTCGTACCGCTTCCCGGGATCGCTCTCAAGTGATTTTCTCAGGGGGCCTTCCAGCCTTCTCATAAGCTCAAGCATCTTCTCGTCCTGGTGGCTGAAATCAAGCTCGCCTCCCGGTACGCGGGCGGTGAGAACATGGTAAAAGAGGGCACCAAGTGAGTAAACATCGCCTTTTTCCGTCGCCTCCCGCTCTCCCGTGCTTTCCGGGGCAGAGAAGGAGGAGATGCTCCCTTTCAAAACCTCCTTCTTCGTGAGGGGGGGGAAGAAGCGGTCTATCCCGAAATCCAGTATTCTTATTTTCCCCATGGGAGTGATTATCACGTTTGACGGCCTTACAGGGCCCAGCGAGAGGGGGGGGGTCTGCGCGCGGAGAGAGGAAAAACTCTCCACGAGGTGGGAAAACCACGTTCTCAGCTGGTTTTCGCTGAAGCTTTTCTGCCCCTGTTTCAGCAGGTCACTGAAGGTTTTCCCCTCGATGAACTCGCGGACATAATAGCAGCGGCTCCCGTCGGAGAAATAGTCGATGAGGCGGGGAAGGCAGTGGTGCGATATGGAGGAGAGCTCATGAGCAGCCTTGAGGAAGTGCTGCTCGAATGCAGCGAAGTCTTCGCCGCCGTCTCCAAGGAAAAGCTCCTTGACAAGCAGGGTTTTGTTCTGCTTTGTATCTTTCACCATGTAGATATGGGAAAAATTACTCTGACCCAGAAGCTTCGTGATTTCGTACCTGCCCTCATTGAGGGCCGTTCCCTTTGGCAATGGTTCCGGCATGGCGGTCCTCTCGGAGTAAGAGAGATATACTGATATGCTCTTGAGTATAAGCAAAAGGTCAGATATGGATTCAATAGTGCCAGGGGATAATCCTGCACCCTCTTAAAGGCACTCGCAGGAGCAAGGCGGAGGGAGTGATCGGGGGAACCGGGCAATCGCGGAGCAGGAAGGCAGGAACGTGCCGCGGCAAGAGCGAAATTCTGCAGAAACAGAGATTGTCCCGCCTTCAAAGCACTCAGTTCAGCAGCTATTTACAGACTCCCGCGCCCGATATTATAAGGGAGGATATAGGTGAGCCTCATGAGGCAGGCTGAGCTGAATGGGAGGGACCAGGAGGATATATGGCCAAGGACCGCAAGCCCGTAGTGTTTATCGTAGATGATGATGAAAAGAATCTGAAGATCATCTCCTCTGTGATTGAATCGTGCGGATATGATTTCGTGACGGTGAAAAGTGGAATAGAAGCCATTGAGGTGGCGAGGACCATCACTCCCGACCTTATCTTCCTGGATATCATCATGCCCGAGATGGATGGTGTAGAGACATGCCGCAGGCTCAAGGCCGAGGCCACTACCAAGACTGTGCCCGTGGTGATGATTACCGGCCTTGAAGACAGGGAATCCAAGATGAAGAGCCTCGAAGCCGGGGCCAGTGATTTCCTCACCAAGCCTTTCGATATCTCGGAGCTGAAGGTGAGGGCCAAAAACCTGCTGCGGGTAAAGGAGTTTGAGGATTTTCTCAAGCTCCATAACAGCATCCTCGAAAATGAGGTAAAGAGGAAATCGGATCAGCTCAGGGATACCCTCCAGGAGCTCAGCCTTTCGATGGACAGGCTGAAGGAGGGCTATTACGAGACCGTTTACCGCCTCTCGATTGTGGCTGAATACAAGGACGAGGGGACGGCGTCGCACATCTACCGGATCAGGCATTACTGCAATCTCATAGCCAAGGCGCTTGGATGGCCTGAGAAGGCTATGGAGGCTCTCTCTTATGCAAGCCACATGCATGATATAGGGAAAGCGGGAGTCTCCACGGAGATCCTGCTGAAGCCTGCGAAGCTTACCCCGGAGGAGTTCTCCCTCATGAAGCTTCATACCACCATTGGTGCAAGAATCCTCTCGGGGTCAACGTCAACACTGCTGCAGATGGCTGAGCGGATAGCCCTCACCCATCATGAGAGGTGGGACGGCACGGGATATCCCCGGGGGCTCAAGGGGGAGGAGATACCTATCGAAGGCAGGATCATGATAATGGCCGACCAGTACGACTGCCTCAGAAGCGCCCGGCCTTACAAGCCCCAGTCAGATCACAAG
This sequence is a window from Candidatus Eremiobacterota bacterium. Protein-coding genes within it:
- a CDS encoding protein kinase — its product is MPEPLPKGTALNEGRYEITKLLGQSNFSHIYMVKDTKQNKTLLVKELFLGDGGEDFAAFEQHFLKAAHELSSISHHCLPRLIDYFSDGSRCYYVREFIEGKTFSDLLKQGQKSFSENQLRTWFSHLVESFSSLRAQTPPLSLGPVRPSNVIITPMGKIRILDFGIDRFFPPLTKKEVLKGSISSFSAPESTGEREATEKGDVYSLGALFYHVLTARVPGGELDFSHQDEKMLELMRRLEGPLRKSLESDPGKRYDSLDEFRNDIAGAFEKKEMGNAEMVTSIKEIDLLTVKPHEEIQGKIHVMNVGGGLLAGRTWVDANWISLSSQVFNGNDLDIGYTIKTDTLELGVPHTGTIVLETRNQKKTIPVRIIVEPQGSLELHPAAVFLILLLIPMIYAFFVSSYLTGTVNSALSHIREVQSMLLPARELNPSIISRLRFSSYLLYFFPWSSCFLLSLIFIRFKPSARVRFFPLYILALSIPLIWFFVRLSLEVPLPPSPEIGAFLKNYGLTGSMSLGTRIMPFCLIGGFSFAFYLSRATESVSRFCALRPSLDYLLNGLAILAYLGYFIAVMFLSLPLASAVH
- a CDS encoding AI-2E family transporter, translated to MDAKPDDKSPAGTPPAPPDPDGSPAAPPGGGEAAPAEAHEDHPNTALPIPKWFYWILAALGCYILYRVNDVLMPFIVSFVVAYFLDPFVDYLERRGNRRIAAILKVYLLCFLIIALFFLLVVPPVFRQMRQIERNISRYLDTVHEEGEEEYNRHLQDGPQGTPQVIPPPLLTSSPAYPTAAPPAGSQPSASTGSLPVPSLDQGSPSPSPASMAPLPSSKPASEPLSKFRTLSDEEIKEKQKENMLIENLSFFWLGLTKRYPVLREHFGDEKSVVKYLQAKQEEIAGYSVRILSGISNWALSSLSHVIALVLVPILTFYFLCVIDPLKERLLFLIGHKHYKRELIQVSHEINVMLVNYLKGQVVVSFLVGVTITIGASLVSLFFHTKYSLLLGCLTGVTCIIPYFGAVVSTLMAFLIGLFTASHSHLLAALFMVGMMLLVNQLFDNVITPRIVGEQVGLHPLWTLFALLAGGKLLGFLGMLIAVPIAASIKICLIRIFPRLVEPVTDDDDGRPEGPAPPDASTGEKCMKKEKEES
- a CDS encoding 5'-nucleotidase C-terminal domain-containing protein, with the protein product MITAHNLLPPVRPSGNSSLNAEKRTHLTILHINDLHGEVTEHAPAEEGKVGGIARIAGGIKELRSGNSEGTIVLDGGDFFEGSFYSKFSQGEIVGKSYEKIGFDAIALGNHDVTWGLGPGSAVMRGAGAAILSANMKPPVKESPAVDLIRPYTVIERKGLKIGILGLTCREAETATPGRGEIAFDDPVAAARNFVGELKGETDLMVVLSHLGYSDDVKLAKSVEGIDVIVGSHSHTALKEGEMVGSTLVTQAGEYGDYIGKIDLVIDGAEKTIVSHQASLVPVTENIPADNEVASIVASYLPKLDGIKDRVVGYAAEELENFRHGEGGANTNLTNLFIDSQRRDSDIALSSTFSLRKGIPRGPITFGDLYEAHPFKRSLLQVRAQGSQVLEFLEEGLMDKNRVNGKIFSGLTYEYCREKPEGSRIVSLSFRGRQYSHEEFSGLSLTVSMDAYIKEKKCFRDCRVTKSYGDVFEIFKGEIETLGTLRNLPSEVRYARVSDDAPSTAAA
- the pth gene encoding aminoacyl-tRNA hydrolase, with amino-acid sequence MDQNIVALISLGNPGVEYANTRHNVGFMVADALGDKLGISFKSKGLRGSLGEGFFEGRKLIVVKPGTYMNLSGLCVKAVMDFYRIPPPAVFVVSDDFNLPLGSIRIRRNGGSGGHNGLASIIQELSSEEFPRMRIGIGPLPPGAETMRYVLQPFSLKEREVLPSVINTAVQALEALLSNGIERAMSQFNARQKQEEGSET
- a CDS encoding response regulator is translated as MAKDRKPVVFIVDDDEKNLKIISSVIESCGYDFVTVKSGIEAIEVARTITPDLIFLDIIMPEMDGVETCRRLKAEATTKTVPVVMITGLEDRESKMKSLEAGASDFLTKPFDISELKVRAKNLLRVKEFEDFLKLHNSILENEVKRKSDQLRDTLQELSLSMDRLKEGYYETVYRLSIVAEYKDEGTASHIYRIRHYCNLIAKALGWPEKAMEALSYASHMHDIGKAGVSTEILLKPAKLTPEEFSLMKLHTTIGARILSGSTSTLLQMAERIALTHHERWDGTGYPRGLKGEEIPIEGRIMIMADQYDCLRSARPYKPQSDHKTVSKVITEGDGRTLPEHFDPTILQIFRDIHKEFNKVYEKYKFRHKERFPGDS